In Hallerella succinigenes, the following are encoded in one genomic region:
- a CDS encoding CinA family nicotinamide mononucleotide deamidase-related protein encodes MQNNIDNKVAIVNLGTELTQGYTLNTNAHWMAGRLRDLGFEISYEITLPDDASVWNATWEMIRKANVQTVILGGGLGPTEDDKTRYLVAETFKAPLEFHEECIAPIRAFIESKGWKYSDANKIQAYFPRGAQVLENPVGTAPGFSISQDGVTLFALPGVPFEAHEMFDRHIVPFLAAKDVKPFYCRELRLAGLFESNMAEMFQKVNFPAGVSWSSLPVDDAIIFRTYTRESEEVLKAVEKQLIEALDDKLCVVSTDGKSLPEQIVKLLKGRGETLSTAESCTGGMISSEMVNLAGVSEVFKGGACTYWNEAKEDIVGVPHETLLAHGAVSEETVLAMAEGARKAYHTDWAVATSGVAGPDGGTPEKPVGLVWMAVVSECKRIAFCKKFSGNRGQIRRKSVFKVLDALRRAILEENEQKSTCTKVQ; translated from the coding sequence ATGCAGAACAACATCGATAACAAAGTCGCGATCGTGAACCTGGGAACAGAACTCACCCAGGGATACACGCTGAATACGAACGCCCACTGGATGGCCGGTCGTCTGCGCGATCTCGGTTTCGAAATTTCTTACGAGATTACCCTTCCGGACGACGCAAGCGTCTGGAATGCCACTTGGGAAATGATCCGCAAGGCGAATGTCCAAACGGTAATCCTCGGCGGCGGTCTCGGTCCTACGGAAGACGACAAGACCCGCTATCTTGTTGCGGAAACCTTCAAGGCTCCGCTTGAATTCCACGAGGAATGCATTGCCCCGATCCGCGCCTTCATCGAAAGCAAGGGTTGGAAGTATTCAGATGCGAACAAGATCCAAGCGTATTTTCCGCGTGGAGCCCAGGTTCTCGAGAATCCGGTCGGTACAGCTCCGGGATTTTCCATTTCGCAAGATGGCGTGACCCTTTTCGCACTTCCAGGCGTTCCGTTCGAAGCGCACGAAATGTTCGATCGTCATATCGTCCCATTCCTCGCGGCGAAAGACGTGAAGCCGTTCTATTGCAGGGAGTTGCGCCTTGCGGGACTTTTCGAATCGAATATGGCGGAGATGTTCCAAAAGGTGAACTTTCCCGCAGGCGTTTCGTGGTCGAGCCTTCCCGTGGATGATGCGATTATCTTCCGCACCTATACGCGGGAATCCGAAGAGGTTTTGAAAGCTGTCGAAAAACAGCTGATCGAAGCCTTGGATGACAAGCTTTGCGTCGTTTCGACGGACGGGAAAAGCCTTCCCGAACAGATCGTGAAGCTGCTTAAAGGTCGTGGCGAAACGCTTTCGACGGCGGAATCGTGCACAGGCGGCATGATTTCGAGCGAAATGGTGAACCTGGCCGGTGTGAGCGAAGTCTTTAAAGGCGGCGCCTGCACCTATTGGAACGAAGCGAAGGAAGATATCGTCGGTGTTCCGCACGAAACACTCCTCGCCCACGGAGCCGTGAGCGAAGAAACGGTGCTCGCCATGGCCGAAGGCGCCCGCAAGGCGTACCATACGGACTGGGCGGTCGCCACCTCCGGCGTCGCAGGCCCAGATGGCGGCACCCCGGAAAAACCGGTCGGTCTTGTTTGGATGGCCGTCGTCTCGGAATGTAAAAGAATCGCGTTTTGCAAAAAATTTTCTGGGAATCGTGGACAAATCCGTCGCAAAAGCGTCTTTAAAGTGCTGGACGCTCTGCGCCGTGCGATTCTCGAAGAAAATGAACAGAAAAGCACTTGCACAAAAGTTCAGTAG
- the recA gene encoding recombinase RecA — protein MAKKSAAATLNTPLSGEKAKAVEAAIAQIEKNFGKGSIMTLGGQPEQNIPVIPSGCIQLDMALGVGGFPRGRIIEIYGPESSGKTTLSLHAIAEAQKQGGVAAFIDAEHAFDPVYARHLGINIDQLLVSQPDTGEQALDIAETLVRSGAIDLIVIDSVAALVPQAEINGEMGDNHVGLQARLMSQALRKLTGILSKSNTCMIFINQLRMKIGVMFGNPETTTGGNALKFYASQRIDIRRIAQIKSGEDVIGNRTRVKIVKNKVAAPFTQCEFDILYGQGISREASILDLGVELDVVEKSGSWFSYNGERIGQGRESTRLFLKSNPEICAEIDAKIREKMKDVKMFDIAEEDGLAIGDDVTEETTAEEA, from the coding sequence ATGGCAAAGAAATCTGCAGCTGCAACCCTCAATACCCCGCTTTCTGGCGAAAAGGCCAAGGCCGTCGAAGCCGCCATCGCCCAGATCGAAAAGAACTTCGGTAAGGGTTCCATCATGACGTTGGGCGGCCAGCCGGAACAGAATATTCCGGTGATCCCGTCGGGCTGCATCCAGCTGGATATGGCTCTCGGCGTGGGAGGTTTCCCGCGTGGCCGTATCATCGAAATTTATGGACCGGAATCTTCGGGTAAGACAACTCTTTCGCTCCACGCCATCGCAGAAGCCCAAAAGCAGGGCGGCGTTGCTGCTTTCATCGACGCAGAACACGCCTTTGACCCGGTCTACGCCCGCCACTTGGGCATCAACATCGATCAGCTTCTCGTTTCCCAGCCGGATACCGGCGAACAGGCTCTTGACATCGCCGAAACCCTCGTCCGCTCCGGTGCCATCGACCTCATCGTCATCGACTCCGTCGCAGCCCTCGTTCCGCAGGCAGAAATCAACGGCGAAATGGGCGATAACCACGTCGGACTCCAGGCCCGTTTGATGTCCCAGGCTCTCCGTAAGCTGACAGGCATTCTCTCCAAGTCCAACACCTGCATGATCTTCATCAACCAGCTCCGTATGAAGATCGGCGTGATGTTCGGCAACCCGGAAACGACTACCGGCGGCAACGCTTTGAAGTTCTATGCTTCCCAGCGTATCGACATTCGTCGTATCGCCCAGATCAAGAGCGGCGAAGACGTCATCGGTAACCGTACCCGTGTCAAGATTGTGAAGAACAAAGTCGCCGCACCGTTTACCCAGTGCGAATTCGACATCCTCTACGGCCAGGGCATTTCTCGCGAAGCGAGCATCCTTGACCTCGGCGTGGAACTGGACGTCGTCGAAAAGAGCGGTTCCTGGTTCTCTTATAACGGCGAACGCATCGGTCAGGGCCGCGAAAGCACCCGCCTCTTCCTCAAGAGCAATCCGGAAATTTGTGCCGAAATCGACGCCAAGATCCGCGAAAAGATGAAGGACGTGAAGATGTTCGACATCGCCGAGGAAGACGGCCTTGCTATTGGCGACGATGTGACCGAGGAGACCACGGCAGAAGAAGCTTAA
- a CDS encoding MlaE family ABC transporter permease, whose product MDNFTTVSLPRDISPKDLATLQKRCHRILRHGDLRLDGSAVESLDFFGETFLADIATAAENLNRRCVLKGFAAPIREKLSKLTVNIVPPKDDSQKMSFIEKLGERGFYILDGFKNFAYLLSECIYWTFFRVFDKNHIPFHGTSLQLFRLGSNACGIVFLLVFLIAFSLAFQSSFMLNAVGGGSYLAGGLGFLMFAEIGPLLSSIILAGRSGSSITAEIASMTVAEEIKALRTMGIPPIQFLVLPRFKALSVAVPILSFCSSIFGCLAGMIVADLVCEISPYNYILSLKDGITVTLILKSMVKSLVFGWIIALVAAQKGLNVRGGADAVGKATTSCVVTSISGIIIADAIFSFIFY is encoded by the coding sequence ATGGATAATTTTACGACAGTTTCACTCCCGAGGGATATTTCTCCGAAGGATCTCGCAACCCTCCAAAAGCGTTGCCATCGCATTTTACGCCATGGCGACCTTCGTTTGGACGGTTCGGCTGTCGAATCCCTGGATTTTTTCGGGGAAACCTTCCTTGCCGACATCGCCACCGCCGCTGAAAATTTGAACCGGCGCTGTGTACTCAAAGGCTTTGCCGCCCCGATTCGCGAAAAACTTTCGAAACTCACGGTCAATATCGTTCCCCCAAAAGACGACAGCCAAAAGATGAGCTTTATCGAAAAGCTCGGCGAGCGTGGGTTCTACATTTTGGACGGTTTTAAAAATTTTGCTTACCTCTTAAGCGAATGCATCTACTGGACATTCTTCCGAGTTTTCGATAAAAACCACATTCCGTTTCACGGCACCTCGCTCCAACTGTTCCGTTTGGGCAGCAACGCCTGCGGTATCGTTTTTCTACTCGTCTTTTTGATCGCCTTTTCGCTTGCCTTCCAAAGCTCGTTTATGCTGAATGCGGTGGGCGGCGGTTCTTACCTCGCCGGCGGTCTCGGATTTTTGATGTTCGCCGAAATCGGACCCCTTCTGAGTTCGATTATTCTGGCGGGGCGCTCGGGAAGCTCGATTACCGCAGAAATTGCGAGCATGACCGTTGCAGAAGAAATCAAGGCGCTGCGGACCATGGGTATTCCCCCGATCCAGTTTTTGGTGCTCCCCCGTTTTAAGGCGCTGAGCGTTGCGGTCCCTATTCTTTCGTTCTGTTCCTCAATCTTCGGATGCCTTGCCGGTATGATCGTCGCCGATCTCGTCTGTGAGATTTCCCCGTACAACTATATCCTTTCGCTGAAAGACGGAATCACCGTCACGTTGATCCTCAAGAGCATGGTCAAGTCTCTCGTCTTCGGATGGATCATTGCCCTTGTCGCAGCCCAAAAGGGTTTGAATGTACGCGGT